A genomic region of Aeropyrum pernix K1 contains the following coding sequences:
- a CDS encoding type IV pilin: protein MRLRRGISPVIATVIIVAVAIAISIAVAGWLFGLWGSFATGSPQIQVSAAKVVYETINNTDNDEIEAKLYINNSGGSSDTLIRIEISGNNKTCVLDENNLGNVLPFTIQANTTEIVSTGAIILNGTTCSLTEGDIGPGDNILVKLYFEKSGVISVPTVVSEGIAGQANSG, encoded by the coding sequence GTGAGGCTCAGGAGGGGTATTTCGCCGGTTATAGCCACGGTAATAATAGTGGCGGTCGCGATAGCCATAAGCATAGCAGTAGCAGGATGGCTATTCGGCCTATGGGGAAGCTTCGCAACAGGAAGCCCACAAATACAAGTATCAGCAGCAAAAGTCGTCTACGAAACGATAAACAATACAGACAACGATGAAATAGAGGCTAAATTATACATAAACAACAGCGGTGGTAGTAGTGATACTCTTATTAGGATTGAGATATCTGGTAACAATAAGACGTGTGTTTTAGACGAGAATAACCTAGGCAACGTACTACCCTTTACTATACAAGCCAACACGACCGAAATCGTTTCAACAGGAGCTATAATTCTGAACGGGACCACGTGTAGCCTGACCGAGGGAGACATAGGTCCCGGAGACAATATACTTGTAAAGCTTTACTTCGAGAAGAGCGGAGTAATATCTGTACCGACAGTAGTTAGCGAAGGAATAGCAGGTCAGGCAAATTCAGGATAA